Genomic DNA from Salvia miltiorrhiza cultivar Shanhuang (shh) chromosome 1, IMPLAD_Smil_shh, whole genome shotgun sequence:
CCTGTTCTAAGCCACAACCCCCCTTTCCAGTTCATTCTTctatttttcccttttcttcttttttttgtaaaaGCAGTGAATATGCATTCTAATAAATTTAATGCTGTATATGCAtgtttgaatttgaaaaaaaataagaacttTTGTGGGAGTTTGGTTTTGTGCAGAAATGAAAAACAGTAAATGAAATAACTTTgtaaaagttattaaaattaccAGCTTGGATTCTGTAGTGAGAGATGGAAATGGATTTATATGGTGTAGGAAAGCAGATGAGGAAAAAGCGAATTGGGGATAATGAATTGAGGTTTAAATAGAGAGAAATTCGTGGGTTGCAAGAATTAAGTTTCTGCTTCTTCAAGCTTACGTACATAGAATATGTGGCTGACAAGAAAATACTGAAATTGTGGATGAGGGAGCTTTACTTTCTCCCCAAGAATTCGAAGTTGTGGCTGAGGAGCTTATCCTTGCTGTTCAAGGATAAATGTTCTTGATCAAGGATAAATGTTCTTCAAGatgaagttaaaaaaaattcgtaTTATTGAAGCTCAAGTAAAAATATATGGCTGAAGATGAAAAATAGAATTGTGGTTAGGGAGAAAACACGTAGCTGCTGTTTCATGTATTTCAGTCGAACATTTACTAAATGTGATGGCTCTTAATAGGCTCTTTCAAACTCTAGCCcattaagaaaagaaaataaagagtaCTAATTAAGGCCCAATGAAATtttgtaaatatatttatttaggcccaatttGAGCATAAGAGTTTTGATTTGCTAAATTTATAATCTGTAacttaaaattatttatctaaCTAGGGGCACGACTATACCATTTACTAACTTGCTACATAAATATATTCTTTTCATGATataaaaatagttaaaatttaaataatgaaatcaaacaaaataattaaataattaaatgggTTTCGGGCTGTCACACACCTACTCGACCGCAACGCCCTCCTCGAGTAGCCACTCGAGGAGTgcgttgcgggtgctctaaACGCCAACTTTCCAAGGGGATGTTCTACTCTCCTGGTATGGGTCCATATctaattcatttatttaattttaattcattaatttttaattatattaattaattaattttaattgaaattaatactTTCTctatccataaaaaatagttctAGAATGGAACGGTTcgagttttaatgaaaatgaCTTCTTATTGTGAGAAGAGAAAATATCCAATTTAAAAGAtaatgttaataatgataattatttgtattgtgagtgaagaataTTGTTCATCGTGTGATAGTTAGtttccaaaattaaaaaatgattaaattttgtggataactcaaaataataaaaatagattattttttgtgaagGGATAGAGTAAATCTTAATTACAATTAATGAATTCTATTtgaaaattaatgaattttaacTGGAATAAGTTAATCatagttataaatattagtaataattattgtttaaTCTTAATTGAGTTTTTTGCTTTTGGAAattcaatatattatttatttttatttttttgagaaatgGAAATTCAATATTGTTAATATACAATATGCGCATACAGATAGAAATCACTCCCCGCCGTCTTCAACAGTCAAAGTGCATCATAAAGATGCCATTTGAAACTTTAACAGTCTCTAAATGGAGATCAACGCGGCTCTGTTTCAAAGCTTGAAATCTTTGATCCAGCTCAAGAATGTGCACGCCCGCCTCTTCCGATTCCACCTTCATCGAGACCAATTTATTCTCAACATGGTTCTAAAATCAGCCTTTCACTTCAACCGCCCTGACTACGCCACAGCGTTATTCAACGAGACGCAGCCCAATTTCCATTTATACCACACCATGATTCGTGGGTTTGTTTCAAAAGATCATTTTGACGACGCCATTAATTTCTTTCACGTAATGCGCCGCGAGGGATTTTTGGCCAACAATTTTATATTCACTTTTGTTCTAAAATCTTGCTTGAAGAACATGGACACTAAACTTGGTATGAGCGTCCATTCACTGATTGTGAAAGAGGGTTTTGAATATGATTCATATGTGAATACTGGATTAGTGGGACTGTATTCAAAATTGGAGCGTTTGAGTGATGCGCGGAAATTGTTCGATGAAATGCCTGAGAAAAATGTGGTCTCGTGGGCTGCGGTTATGAGCGGGTATGTTAGCGTTGGGAGGTTCAAGGAGGCTGTTGACTTGTTTAGGGATTCGTTGGAGGCGGGTTTGAAGCCGGACAGCTATACACTTGTTAGAGCATTATCTGCGTGCAGTCAGCTAGGAGATTTGGTGGTTGGAGAGTGGATGCATAAATATGTGGTGGATGTTGGGATGGCGAGGAATGTGTTTGTGAATACTGCATTGGTGGATATGTATGCTAAGTGTGGAGATATGGAGAAAGCGCGCACCATCTTTGATGGGATGCACGAGAGGGATATTGTTACTTGGGGCATTATGGTGCAGGGTTACGCGGCCTATGGTTTCCCAAAGGAGGCTTTGGAATTATTCCATATGATGCTGAGAGAGAATTTGGGGCCGGATCACTATGTCATTGTCGGGGTGCTCTCTGCTTGCGCTAGGCTTGGGGCTTCGGAGCTCGGGGAAAGGGCTTGCAGCATGATGGATAGGAACGAGTTCCTGTGCAATCCTGTTTTGGGGACTGCCTTGATTGACATGTATGCGAAATGTGGTAAAATAGCTCTAGCTTGGGAGGTTTTTCAAGGAATGAAAACCAAGGATCTTGTGGTTTTCAATGCGGTCATTTCTGGTCTAGCTATGACTGGCCATACCAAAACGGCATTTAGTTGTTTTGGTGTGGTTCAGAAATGTGGATGGAAGGGTGACGGGAACACTTTTCTTGGTCTACTATGTGGATGTGCTCATGCCGGTCTTGTTGAGGATGGGCGGCGTTTTTTCAATGGAATCAGTGGCTTATATTCTTTGGATCCTATTCCTACTATTGAGCATTATGGAAGCATGGTTGATCTTCTTGCTCGAGCTGGTTTGTTAAACGAAGCTCATGATATGATCTTGAGCATGCCGATGGATGCCAACTCCATAGTCTGGGGAGCTCTGTTGGCTGGATGTCGGCTGCACAAGAATACTCGATTGGCAGAGCATGTATTGGAGCGTTTAATTGAATTGGAGCCGTGGAACTCAGGGAACTACGTTCTTTTATCAAATATTTACTCAGCTAATCAGAAATGGGATGAATCGGAGAGCATTAGGGCAGTGATGCACGAGCAAGGGATTCAGAAGATGCGTGGCTGTAGTTGGATAGAGGTGGACGGTATTGTGCACGAGTTTCTGGTTGGAGACACGTCTCATGCTATGTCGGGTGAGATATATGGTAAACTCTCCGAGCTGGGTAGAGAGCTAAGAGAAGCTGGTTTTGTGGCTGCCACGGAATATGTGCTGTTCGATATAGAAGAGGAGGAGAAGGAGCATTTCTTGGGGTGCCACAGTGAGAAGCTGGCTCTTGCATTTGGCCTCATTGCTACGAAAGCAAACTCTGTTATTCGGATAGTTAAAAACCTGCGCGTGTGTGGTGATTGTCATGCGGCCATCAAGCTCGTCTCTAGGATTACTGGGAGGGAAGTTATTGTTCGTGATACTAACCGATTCCATCATTTTGTGgatggctcgtgctcttgtggAGATTATTGGTGAGATGATGCACTTGAAGTTGTGATTTGATGAAGAGCAATGGAGAGGTCTCTGAGATCTGAAACACAAAAATTGCAGCGTTGCAGAAGCTGTTTTCCATAGACGACGCTCCTCCTCAGTCATCAGGTTATTTCGTTTCTTCTGCCTTATGGTTTTGGAGTTAGTTGTGAATCTTTAGTTTCGTCTACGATTTTAAATGTTTGTGTTATATGTGCCTGTGTTTTTTGTCCAAGTATTTGACTTTGTGCCTGAATTCTTCTTTAGGTAATGAGAATATAAGCAACTGGAGAAAATATTCAAAGTATCTCAGAGTCCAATTCGAAGGCGAGGAAAAACTGTGTTGCATTTCTCATATTTTGCTGCTCACCATTTGTAGCAGACTTCATATTTGATACATTAGTAacagtattattattattattatggtttTTCGCATTATCAACTAAAATTAACATTGATTACTAGTTTGGTTGAGAGATCTAAAAGATTGAGGTAGAAATTTGAAGGTACTCAAAGTTTTATGTTGTAATAATAATCTTATAGACCCAAATAATCGAGATAAGTAATACTACTACTTCAGAGTAGTGTTACTTTCATATTCAATATCcagaaaaattattttaatctttttatCCGCTCGAAAGAGggaaatacaaaataaaaaacaaaagggCCTAATGAATCAAGCAACATGACATGTATATTAAGGGGTTCAGTTGAACAAGTAGACTTTCAGTATTTAAGTATCTATAGATACTCTAGAAACAATGAAAGTGTAAGGGAAAGAGTTGCAAGTTTTAATGAATCAATCTACCTATAAGAAGTTAATATTCAGTAAGAAGCAGATTTCCTGTCTGAAAATACAGGCATTAGCGCTATAGAACAAGATGGAAAACAGTATTAACAGCTACATGGCATTTGCAGAATGTTTACACAGAAGCCATAACTCGAGCACAAGATTTGTAACCGAAAATCGAATTTAATTCACACGAAACATTCACCTCAATCTCTTCAGATCTACAACTACCACAGATGCTTTCAGTCACATGTGTAACAAGTCATGCTATGGCGGGAACTGTCCCACCGGCTTCCACAATTTGTCGCTCCAGCTGCATTTTTTAACAAAGGGGGTTGTTATGCAGAGAGTCGAAGCATAAAAAAAGCAGCTCAGTGTAGCAGAAATATAAGTGAAAGAAACGTGATAGATATATAGACAGGCCTAAATGGACACAGGTAGGGACACGAATAAAAAGATCGATACACATACATTGTTCGATAAGATGACTCAATTAACAATACCAAATTCCAACGAGACCAAATATGGGATGCAATGGTTGTTAGGTTTGTGTTCCACCTAGAATGTGAAGATCTACAAAAAACATACCCTAAACAAAGCCTCGAGCTTGTTCTTTACAAGAAAGTACTCGTGCTTTACTTGCTGCAAGCATCTCAAACACCTGCATCAAAACAGTAGAAACAATTTCTATCATCAACTATGAGTCCATCCAAACAAAATGAACATGGCCGATGTATGCTCCGGATTAGGGGCTACAATTCGAGCCTTTTACTATTCCACAAGTTTAATATTTGTAAAGACTAAAGCAGTTATAGGGCATCACTCATCTTATACTAGACTGAATATTATAGGGTATCACTCATAGCAGTTATGATCTAATCTACACAACATTTATCAacttaaaacaaataaatcagcAACCATAAGCCTCGTTTCTGTCCTGATTCGAGCATAGCTCCCAATCACCTCCTTGGCAACGAATAATTACATGAGCAGAAAGTCGAGAACTCACCCATCGAGGTTCTTCTCTTCACAGAAGTTTCTGAATGCAACACACATGTTCTTCACTCTTTGCGCACCTATGCTGGTATT
This window encodes:
- the LOC130998845 gene encoding putative pentatricopeptide repeat-containing protein At3g08820, which encodes MEINAALFQSLKSLIQLKNVHARLFRFHLHRDQFILNMVLKSAFHFNRPDYATALFNETQPNFHLYHTMIRGFVSKDHFDDAINFFHVMRREGFLANNFIFTFVLKSCLKNMDTKLGMSVHSLIVKEGFEYDSYVNTGLVGLYSKLERLSDARKLFDEMPEKNVVSWAAVMSGYVSVGRFKEAVDLFRDSLEAGLKPDSYTLVRALSACSQLGDLVVGEWMHKYVVDVGMARNVFVNTALVDMYAKCGDMEKARTIFDGMHERDIVTWGIMVQGYAAYGFPKEALELFHMMLRENLGPDHYVIVGVLSACARLGASELGERACSMMDRNEFLCNPVLGTALIDMYAKCGKIALAWEVFQGMKTKDLVVFNAVISGLAMTGHTKTAFSCFGVVQKCGWKGDGNTFLGLLCGCAHAGLVEDGRRFFNGISGLYSLDPIPTIEHYGSMVDLLARAGLLNEAHDMILSMPMDANSIVWGALLAGCRLHKNTRLAEHVLERLIELEPWNSGNYVLLSNIYSANQKWDESESIRAVMHEQGIQKMRGCSWIEVDGIVHEFLVGDTSHAMSGEIYGKLSELGRELREAGFVAATEYVLFDIEEEEKEHFLGCHSEKLALAFGLIATKANSVIRIVKNLRVCGDCHAAIKLVSRITGREVIVRDTNRFHHFVDGSCSCGDYW